The Mangrovibacterium diazotrophicum DNA window TAAATACCAAACCAAGAAGAACGAGACGGGTCAATAAAATTCGCTTCATGAATAACAGCTGATTAAACGCTAAAGTAAGCATATTTTGTACGTAAGATGAAACGCAAATTTCGGAAATAAAGTATCCAACACGTTGGTTTTTATCCCTCGGTGAAAGAGAGTGCCTGTTGGAAATGAAAAAGCCCGGCATTTACCGGGCTTCACTTTATAGCTTGTTGTAGCTGAATCAGAAATGAATTTTACCAGATTTTCACGCGAAGGCTATCGGGTCGCCACATCGCATCGCCTTCTTTTACATTGAATGTTTTGTAGAAGGCGTCCATGTCGGCCAGCGGCCCGTTGACGCGGAATTTGGCCGGTGAGTGAACGTCGCTGCGTACCTGGTTGGCAACAGCTTCGGGGCGCATGTTTAGCATCCAGGCCATGGCATAGCCCAGGAAGAAGCGTTGATCCGGGCTTAGCCCCGCGATGATTTCGTTGGTTTCGTATTGCGGGCGTTTTTGGAAAGCCTCGTAGCCCATCATGATGCCACCGAGGTCTGCAATGTTTTCGCCTTGGGTCATGTCGCCGTTAATGTGAAGACTGTCGACAGCAACATAGCCGTCAAATTGTTCCACGATCATTTTGGTTTTGCTGTAAAAACGAATGCTGTCCTCAGGTGTCCACCAGTTGTTAAGGTTTCCCTTTTCGTCGTACTTGCTTCCCTGGTCATCAAACCCGTGCGTCATTTCGTGTCCAAAGGTTGAGCCTCCGATGATGGCATACAAGATAGCATCGTCGGCCATTTTGCTTTCGTAGCCCGGCACCATGATGTTGCAACCCGGCACCACAATCTCGTTATTCGATGGATTGTAGTACGCGTTGTAGGTTTGCGGTTGCATGTGCCACTCTTTGCGGTCAACCGGTTGGCCGTATTTTGAAATGTTGTAGCGGGTGTACCACTCGGAAGCATTCATCACATTCTGTACGTAGGATGAACGGTCGATCTGCAGTGAGCTCAGATCTTTCCACTGATCCGGATAACCAACTTTCATGATCATGGCGTCGAGTTTGTGCAAGGCTTTCACCTTGGTTTCCTCTGTCATCCAATCCAGGTTTTTAATGCGCTCGGCGTAAACGTCCTTGATCGCATTCCCGATTTCTTCCAATTTTTCCTTAGTTCCTTTCGGTAAATAATCCTCCACATAAACTTGCCCGATCAGATCGCCCAACAGGCTGTTTGTGGTTCCTACAACCCGTTTCCATCGCGGGCGAGGTTCTTCGATACCGCGCAGGGTTTTCGAGTAGAAGTTGAAAGAAGTCATGAAAGTATGGTCGTCCAGGTAGCTGGCTACTCCGTCCAGAAAATGAAGTTTCAGGTAATCTTTCCAAACCGACAGTGGGTAGCTCTTCAGGTAGCCGTTCAAGGCAGTCAGGAATTCCGGTTGACCAACGATTACCGTATCAATTTGGGAGAAACCCATTTCAGAAC harbors:
- a CDS encoding M13 family metallopeptidase, whose amino-acid sequence is MKTYKFLLPAFVALIAMVDCNRPTADSESGPDALAAHIDSTITPGDDFFLFANGKWFKENPIPASEMYNGIFQIIQDTVNAQVRNICESAAALDKAEPGSAKQKIGDAFYTGMDSISLNAAGIEPVQKYLDQIDQVQDLQSFFKEAAFVHLTAASPMLGIYVGQDDKISSKNAVNIYQGGLSLPDRDYYFATDDRAKTVRSEFVNYIDSMFTIMGYDATKASAAAESVMKLETDLAKASRKREDTRDPLKNYTKLSFKQLNDLAPNLDWTLFSSEMGFSQIDTVIVGQPEFLTALNGYLKSYPLSVWKDYLKLHFLDGVASYLDDHTFMTSFNFYSKTLRGIEEPRPRWKRVVGTTNSLLGDLIGQVYVEDYLPKGTKEKLEEIGNAIKDVYAERIKNLDWMTEETKVKALHKLDAMIMKVGYPDQWKDLSSLQIDRSSYVQNVMNASEWYTRYNISKYGQPVDRKEWHMQPQTYNAYYNPSNNEIVVPGCNIMVPGYESKMADDAILYAIIGGSTFGHEMTHGFDDQGSKYDEKGNLNNWWTPEDSIRFYSKTKMIVEQFDGYVAVDSLHINGDMTQGENIADLGGIMMGYEAFQKRPQYETNEIIAGLSPDQRFFLGYAMAWMLNMRPEAVANQVRSDVHSPAKFRVNGPLADMDAFYKTFNVKEGDAMWRPDSLRVKIW